From the genome of Saccharomyces kudriavzevii IFO 1802 strain IFO1802 genome assembly, chromosome: 16:
TCCATTCTAGCCAGTGCTAATCCCATTGGCTCACGTTACAATCCGAACTTGCCTGTTACggaaaatattgatttgCCACCTCCATTACTTTCGAGATTTGATCTGGTTTATATAGTTTTGGACAAAGTTGATGAGAAAAACGACAGAGAACTAGCCAGGCATTTGACAAACCTTTACTTGGAGGACAAACCCGAACACGTATCCCTAGATGATGTGCTACCAGTTGAATTTTTAACGATGTATATTAGTTATGCAAAGGAACATATACACCCAATAATCACCGAAGCTGCCAAGACGGAGCTTGTTCGTGCATACGTAGGGATGAGAAAAATGGGTGATGATTCCAGGTCTGACGAGAAGAGAATCACTGCCACAACAAGACAATTAGAAAGTATGATTCGTCTAGCTGAAGCGCACGCcaagatgaaattgaaaagcGTCGTCGAATTGGAGGATGTTCAGGAAGCTGTGAGATTAATCAGATCGGCTATAAAAGATTATGCAACAGATCCAAAAACTGGTAAAATTGACATGAACTTGGTTCAAACGGGAAAATCTGTCATTCAGAGAAAGCTGCAAGAGGATTTATCAAGGGAAATCATGAATGTTTTGAAGGACCAGGCATCAGACTCGTTGACGTTTAATGAGCTCATGAAACAAATTAATGAACATTCTCAAGATAGGGTTGACTCTTCTGATATTCAAGAAGCTTTGTCAAGGCTGCAACAAGAAGACAAGGTTATTGTTCTTGGTGAAGGTGTAAGGAGGTCTGTCCGTCTAAACAATCGTGTCTGATGTTCTTCCTACTATTGTCCTCTCCCTGCGTAACAATCAAAAATacttattatatataatgaaCCTGTGTATTTTGCATGTTTATGCTTTGTAACATTATTAATATTGGAGGCTCGACTTGGTGGGCggcttttttcttatttttgattggctgaatgaaaatattcttaACGCACAAAATTATCCCGAAAGATGGATGATTCCATTTAAGGACcgaaaaaagtaaatgtGAAGATCCCTTACGTTCTATCTGCTTCAACCTAAATTAGCGAGATAGTCATATCAGCAAGAATCTTTGAGTATATCAATCAGTCCATCATGCTAGGCAGGCTTCAAAATTATGCAAGTGGGTTAGTTTCTAAAGCAAATCTCCtatcatcaaaaactttataCTATGGTAAGGTCGGTGCCgaaatttcaaagcagATTTATTTAAAGGAGGGTCTTCAACCACCAAATATAGCCCAGATTAGATCAGTATATTCGAACATTTACAAGCAGAGTCTTAACT
Proteins encoded in this window:
- the ATP20 gene encoding F1F0 ATP synthase subunit g (similar to Saccharomyces cerevisiae ATP20 (YPR020W); ancestral locus Anc_8.123), translating into MLGRLQNYASGLVSKANLLSSKTLYYGKVGAEISKQIYLKEGLQPPNIAQIRSVYSNIYKQSLNFVLKPTEILSFLKNVQKNELLKYGAYGIQLIGFYSVGEVIGRRKLVGYKHH